A genomic window from Dermacentor silvarum isolate Dsil-2018 chromosome 9, BIME_Dsil_1.4, whole genome shotgun sequence includes:
- the LOC125940286 gene encoding uncharacterized protein LOC125940286 — translation MILFCLGLKKKLQAVSRSRGCGVIEKWETSIINHFYFSVRIAAARVMTAERRGELAVAIWLSLLNHIQNKHCGHSKEYANCEHGDLLPRKWIFPGTDAFDKLRGIVENNRLLLDIKQVSPSFQTSSLESFHSVLNRFAPKSFTFSFHGMLARSKLAALHYNENADRVQHRTTVGKRQWAVKYPKARKGKPVACPVKEPATFGYVGLLLEIVNEVVDSGSFGDSHVTTLPTPPPLTSSFGPVDKAALVRGHLSRFASSEDRPRHTEDSSDDSA, via the exons ATGATTTTGTTTTGTCTAGGGCTGAAAAAGAAGCTGCAGGCTGTCTCCCGGTCACGGGGCTGCGGTGTGATTGAGAAGTGGGAGACCTCCATCATTAACCACTTCTACTTTTCGGTGAGGATAGCTGCAGCAAGAGTGATGACCGCTGAAAGAAGAGGCGAGCTCGCGGTAGCCATCTGGCTGTCGCTCCTCAACCACATTCAGAACAAGCACTGTGGCCACAGCAAGGAATATGCCAACTGCGAGCATGGGGACCTCTTGCCTAGAAAGTGGATTTTTCCAG GTACTGATGCCTTTGACAAACTGCGCGGCATAGTGGAAAATAATCGCCTGCTTCTAGACATCAAGCAGGTGTCACCATCATTCCAAACATCAAGTTTGGAATCCTTCCATTCTGTCCTGAACCGGTTTGCTCCAAAGAgcttcacattttcttttcatggGATGCTGGCAAG GTCAAAACTGGCTGCTTTGCACTATAATGAAAATGCGGACAGGGTGCAACACAGAACTACTGTGGGCAAGCGGCAGTGGGCAGTGAAGTACccaaaagcaagaaaaggcaagccAGTGGCATGCCCAGTCAAAGAGCCTGCAACTTTTG GTTATGTTGGGCTTCTTCTTGAAATCGTGAACGAGGTTGTCGACAGTGGCAGTTTCGGTGATTCGCACGTCACAACTTTGCCTACGCCACCGCCACTTACAAGCTCTTTTGGACCAGTGGACAAGGCTGCGCTAGTGCGGGGTCACCTTTCAAGGTTTGCGTCCAGTGAAGACCGACCTAGGCACACAGAAGACTCGAGTGACGACAGTGCGTGA
- the LOC125940287 gene encoding uncharacterized protein LOC125940287, producing the protein MCTSSIAECQTECDFMDIVLPEDKQPRCSTPKPAELSLTFQDDPMDTTYEPSLEDSGPALAEPCPRKIIVFEENLLQLVKSCRKCHLPAKSSLEVFGSLAVVTSTCQDGHVLSWHSQPKMKRFAMGNVALAAAILFTGSSPTQVLRLFQSAGIACFSKRTYDHLQRDIMIPAVHQLWEREQQSLLSCLSRTGAQLAGDSRADSPGYSAKYGTYSLLDTSLNRIIDMQLVQSNEVTSSGAMELEGLKRALKGLEDQKVCVRELVTDRHTQSI; encoded by the exons ATGTGCACATCTTCCATTGCAGAATGTCAGACCGAGTGCGATTTTATGGACATTGTGCTCCCCGAGGACAAACAGCCAAGGTGCTCAACGCCTAAGCCAGCAGAATTGTCACTGACTTTTCAGGATGACCCAATGGACACTACGTATGAGCCATCCTTGGAGGACTCAGGACC TGCTCTCGCCGAACCATGTCCTCGCAAAATTATTGTGTTCGAGGAAAACCTTCTGCAACTTGTCAAGTCTTGCAGGAAATGCCACCTCCCTGCAAAGTCATCACTAGAG GTTTTTGGCTCTCTTGCTGTGGTGACATCAACATGCCAAGATGGCCATGTTTTGAGCTGGCACAGCCAGccaaagatgaaacgctttgcCATGGGCAATGTTGCTTTGGCTGCTGCAATTTTATTTACTGGCTCAAGTCCAACGCAAGTCCTGCGGCTTTTCCAAAGTGCTGGCATCGCATGCTTCAGTAAGCGTACATATGACCACCTACAGAGGGACATTATGATTCCTGCTGTGCACCAG CTGTGGGAACGTGAACAACAGTCTCTCTTAAGCTGTCTAAGCAGGACGGGTGCCCAACTCGCAGGTGACAGCCGTGCAGATTCACCAGGCTACAGTGCAAAGTATGGAACGTACTCATTGCTGGACACTTCACTGAACCGTATAATTGACATGCAGCTTGTGCAG TCAAACGAAGTTACCAGCAGTGGTGCAATGGAATTAGAAGGACTGAAGAGGGCACTAAAGGGCCTTGAGGACCAGAAAGTTTGCGTGCGTGAGCTTGTGACGGATAGGCACACCCAG AGCATTTGA